One genomic segment of Diceros bicornis minor isolate mBicDic1 chromosome 25, mDicBic1.mat.cur, whole genome shotgun sequence includes these proteins:
- the KCNJ4 gene encoding inward rectifier potassium channel 4, producing MHAHSRNGQAHVPRRKRRNRFVKKNGQCNVYFANLSNKSQRYMADIFTTCVDTRWRYMLMIFSAAFLVSWLFFGLLFWCIAFFHGDLEAGPAVAAAGAPAGSGGAAPVAPKPCIMHVNGFLGAFLFSVETQTTIGYGFRCVTEECPLAVIAVVVQSIVGCVIDSFMIGTIMAKMARPKKRAQTLLFSHHAVISVRDGKLCLMWRVGNLRKSHIVEAHVRAQLIKPYMTQEGEYLPLDQRDLNVGYDIGLDRIFLVSPIIIVHEIDEDSPLYGMGKEELESEDFEIVVILEGMVEATAMTTQARSSYLASEILWGHRFEPVVFEEKSHYKVDYSRFHKTYEVAGTPCCSARELQESKITVLPAPPPPPSAFCYENELALMSQEEEEMEEEAAAAAAVAAGLGLEAGSKEEAGIIRMLEFGSHLDLERMQATLPLDNISYRRESAI from the coding sequence ATGCACGCGCACAGCCGCAACGGGCAGGCGCACGTGCCTCGGCGGAAGCGCCGCAACCGCTTCGTCAAGAAGAACGGCCAATGCAACGTGTACTTCGCCAACCTGAGCAACAAGTCGCAGCGCTACATGGCGGACATCTTCACCACCTGCGTGGACACGCGCTGGCGCTACATGCTCATGATCTTCTCCGCGGCCTTCCTCGTCTCCTGGCTCTTTTTCGGCCTGCTCTTCTGGTGCATCGCCTTCTTCCACGGTGACCTGGAGGCCGGCCCAGCGGTGGCTGCGGCGGGGGCGCCTGCGGGCAGCGGCGGGGCGGCTCCggtggcccccaaaccctgcatCATGCACGTGAACGGCTTCCTGGGCGCCTTCCTGTTCTCGGTGGAGACGCAGACGACCATCGGCTACGGGTTCCGGTGCGTGACGGAGGAGTGCCCGCTGGCGGTCATCGCCGTGGTGGTCCAGTCCATCGTGGGCTGCGTCATCGACTCCTTCATGATCGGCACCATCATGGCCAAGATGGCTCGCCCCAAGAAGCGGGCGCAGACGCTGCTGTTCAGCCACCACGCGGTCATCTCGGTGCGCGACGGCAAGCTCTGCCTGATGTGGCGCGTGGGCAACCTGCGCAAGAGCCACATCGTGGAGGCCCACGTGCGGGCCCAGCTCATCAAGCCCTACATGACCCAGGAGGGCGAGTATCTGCCGCTGGACCAGCGGGACCTCAACGTGGGCTACGACATCGGCCTGGACCGAATCTTCCTGGTGTCGCCCATCATCATCGTCCATGAGATTGATGAGGACAGCCCGCTCTACGGCATGGGCAAGGAGGAGCTGGAGTCGGAGGACTTTGAGATCGTGGTCATCCTCGAGGGCATGGTGGAGGCCACCGCCATGACCACCCAGGCCCGCAGCTCCTACCTGGCCAGCGAGATCCTGTGGGGCCACCGCTTCGAGCCCGTGGTCTTCGAGGAGAAGAGCCACTACAAGGTGGACTACTCGCGCTTCCATAAGACCTACGAGGTGGCCGGCACGCCCTGCTGCTCCGCCCGGGAGCTGCAGGAGAGCAAGATCACCGTCCtgcccgccccgccgcccccgcccagTGCCTTCTGCTACGAGAACGAGCTGGCTCTCATGAGccaagaggaagaggagatggaggaggaggcagcggCCGCTGCCGCGGTGGCCGCGggcctgggcctggaggcgggcTCCAAGGAGGAGGCGGGCATCATCCGGATGCTGGAGTTTGGCAGCCACCTGGATCTGGAGCGCATGCAGGCCACCCTCCCGCTGGACAACATCTCCTACCGCAGGGAGTCCGCCATCTGA